A window of Lepidochelys kempii isolate rLepKem1 chromosome 1, rLepKem1.hap2, whole genome shotgun sequence contains these coding sequences:
- the LOC140906462 gene encoding extracellular serine/threonine protein kinase FAM20C-like: MLRRLQILLQRKFKILLFFLLLLALLMHMALDLALPAAPSSCSCIPKAANPLGLPPSGPLVSVQKKLSLRILQDFSGSNGSLEKGSRSLEGRPPAGGGSKMVLRDGDFEHQWEDVKSARTGRSKMAALFEHPLYKIPIPELVKEDKLFSVNPKEKFTLKNSGSDEWVSSSKAEMVLPTGKTPYDTYPTWLRFHIGINRYELYSRQDPITPTLLEELATQKIIGSVQKPGGTQLKLIMTFPNYGEALFKPMKQTRDQETPADFFYFSDFERHNAEIAAFHLDRILDFRRIPPVSGRLVNITKEIRDITTDKKLARTFFISPASNVCFFGECSYYCSTEHALCGKPDQLEGSMAALLPDKELAKRHSWRSPWRRSYHKSKKAEWELNQNYCAQVRKTPPYDSGSRLLNLIDMTVLDFLMGNMDRHHYETFEKFGNNTFLLHLDNGRGFGRHSHDEMSILAPLQQCCSIKKSTFLRLQLLATEPYRLSDVMRESLASDRLSPVLSEPHLKALDRRLQRVLDMVRVCMAKGGQKAVLVDDMGKLQKGKWQHQETRSKQA; encoded by the exons ATGTTACGCCGACTGCAGATTCTGCTCCAGAGgaaatttaaaattttgcttttctttctcctcctcttggcTCTCTTGATGCACATGGCTTTGGATTTGGCTCTCCcagctgctcccagctcctgcagctgtATCCCAAAAGCAGCAAACCCCTTGGGCCTCCCACCATCTGGCCCGTTAGTCTCAGTTCAAAAAAAGTTGAGCCTGCGGATCCTTCAGGATTTCAGTGGCAGCAATGGCTCCTTGGAGAAAGGCTCCCGTTCACTGGAAGGGAGGCCACCAGCAGGTGGTGGAAGCAAGATGGTTCTCAGAGATGGTGACTTTGAGCACCAGTGGGAAGATGTGAAGTCGGCACGGACAGGGCGGTCAAAGATGGCAGCACTCTTTGAGCATCCCCTCTATAAGATCCCAATCCCGGAACTGGTGAAGGAAGACAAGCTCTTCAGTGTCAACCCCAAAGAGAAGTTCACACTGAAAAACAGTGGGAGTGATGAATG ggtcAGCAGCAGTAAAGCAGAGATGGTCCTTCCGACTGGGAAGACCCCATATGATACCTACCCCACGTGGCTCAGGTTCCACATTGGCATCAATCGCTATGAGCTGTACTCCCGGCAGGACCCCATCACTCCTACCCTGCTGGAGGAACTGGCTACACAGAAAATCATCGGCTCAG TCCAGAAACCTGGAGGGACCCAGCTGAAGTTGATCATGACGTTCCCAAATTATGGGGAGGCACTCTTCAAACCCATGAA GCAGACCCGGGACCAAGAGACCCCAGCAGATTTCTTTTACTTCTCGGACTTTGAACGACACAATGCAGAAATAGCAGCCTTTCACCTGGACAG GATCCTGGATTTCCGGAGAATCCCCCCAGTGTCTGGCCGTTTGGTGAATATAACTAAGGAGATTCGTGACATCACAACTGACAAGAAACTGGCTAGAACCTTCTTCATTTCCCCAG CCAGCAATGTCTGCTTCTTCGGCGAGTGCTCCTACTACTGCTCCACGGAGCACGCCCTGTGTGGCAAACCGGACCAGCTCGAGGGCTCCATGGCGGCCCTCCTGCCTGACAAGGAACTGGCTAAACGCCACTCCTGGCGCAGCCCCTGGAGACGCTCATACCACAAGAGCAAGAAGGCGGA GTGGGAGCTGAATCAAAATTACTGTGCTCAGGTGAGAAAGACACCACCTTACGACAGTGGCTCCCGCCTGCTCAACCTCATAGACATGACTGTGCTTGACTTCCTGATGG GTAACATGGACCGACACCACTATGAGACCTTTGAGAAGTTTGGCAACAACACCTTCCTGCTTCACCTGGACAACGGCCGAGG ATTTGGGAGACATTCTCATGATGAAATGTCCATCCTGGCCCCTCTCCAGCAGTGCTGCAG TATCAAGAAGTCGACATTCTTGCGCTTGCAGCTGCTTGCCACGGAGCCGTACCGCCTCAGTGATGTCATGCGGGAGTCGCTGGCCTCAGACCGCCTCTCTCCAGTCCTGTCAGAGCCTCACCTGAAGGCGCTGGACCGGCGGCTCCAGCGAGTACTGGACATGGTGCGCGTGTGCATGGCAAAGGGAGGCCAGAAGGCAGTGCTAGTGGATGACATGGGAAAGCTGCAAAAAGGGAAATGGCAGCACCAAGAGACAAGGAGCAAACAAGCGTGA